The following coding sequences are from one Phenylobacterium glaciei window:
- the arfB gene encoding alternative ribosome rescue aminoacyl-tRNA hydrolase ArfB, with product MIEVTPDITLNDDEVQERFIRAAGPGGQNVNKVSTAVELRFDVRGSPSLPNDVAIRLMKLGGRKITLDGVLVLVAMTHRTQERNRADALARLLDLIREAAKPPPPPRKKTKVSKAAKARRVDSKVKRGGVKATRGKVRGDD from the coding sequence ATGATCGAAGTCACCCCCGACATCACCCTGAACGACGACGAGGTCCAGGAGCGGTTCATCCGCGCCGCGGGTCCCGGCGGGCAGAACGTCAACAAGGTGTCCACGGCCGTCGAGCTGCGCTTCGACGTGCGCGGTTCGCCCTCCCTGCCCAACGACGTGGCCATCCGCCTGATGAAGCTGGGCGGGCGCAAGATCACCCTGGACGGGGTGCTGGTGCTGGTGGCCATGACCCATCGGACCCAGGAGCGGAACCGGGCCGATGCGCTCGCCCGGCTGCTGGACCTGATCCGCGAGGCCGCCAAGCCGCCGCCCCCACCCCGCAAGAAGACCAAGGTCAGCAAGGCGGCCAAGGCGCGGCGGGTGGATTCCAAGGTCAAACGCGGCGGCGTCAAGGCGACCCGAGGGAAGGTTCGCGGCGACGACTGA
- a CDS encoding GNAT family N-acetyltransferase codes for MSDILIRAREPADLADMTELLNQPRAIWGTLQMPFVSLEARQKRAAAGSPGDLHLVAVIDGKVIGSASLNRFENRRVHAGSIGMAVHDAYAGRGAGTALMAGLVGQADNWLNLKRLELNVWSDNSRAIALYERFGFEREGLFRNYAWRDGAYADSVAMARLRP; via the coding sequence ATGAGCGACATCCTGATCCGGGCCCGAGAGCCCGCCGACCTGGCCGACATGACCGAGCTGCTGAACCAGCCACGCGCCATCTGGGGCACGCTGCAGATGCCCTTCGTCAGCCTGGAGGCTCGCCAAAAGCGCGCCGCCGCCGGCTCGCCGGGCGACCTGCACCTGGTGGCGGTGATCGACGGCAAGGTCATAGGCTCGGCGAGCCTCAACCGGTTTGAGAACCGTCGGGTCCACGCCGGGTCCATCGGCATGGCCGTGCACGACGCCTATGCCGGGCGTGGCGCGGGCACGGCCCTGATGGCGGGCCTGGTCGGCCAGGCCGACAACTGGCTGAACCTCAAGCGGCTGGAACTCAACGTCTGGTCCGACAACAGCCGCGCCATCGCGCTCTACGAACGCTTCGGATTCGAGCGGGAAGGGCTGTTCCGGAACTACGCCTGGCGCGACGGCGCCTATGCCGACTCGGTGGCTATGGCGCGGTTGAGGCCGTGA
- a CDS encoding Fur family transcriptional regulator, with the protein MGTECHHEDGAHPGIKGVDLRHALVSAESRCVQAQERLTTPRRRVLELLLEANAPLKAYDLIAAFGAHGEPAKPPTVYRALEFLERLGFAHRIESLNAYVPCRRDKQGHRAAFLICECCGAAEEFEPELDAQIAAAAPAGYAVRAVTLEARGLCLACQ; encoded by the coding sequence ATGGGAACCGAGTGCCACCATGAAGACGGCGCGCATCCGGGCATCAAGGGTGTGGACCTTCGCCATGCCCTGGTATCGGCGGAGAGCCGCTGCGTGCAGGCCCAGGAGCGCCTGACCACCCCGCGCCGCCGGGTGCTGGAGCTGCTGCTGGAGGCCAACGCGCCGCTGAAGGCCTATGATCTGATCGCCGCCTTCGGCGCGCACGGGGAACCGGCCAAGCCCCCCACCGTCTACCGCGCCCTGGAATTTCTCGAACGCCTGGGCTTCGCCCACCGCATAGAGAGCCTCAACGCCTATGTCCCCTGCCGCCGCGACAAACAGGGGCACCGGGCCGCCTTCCTGATCTGCGAGTGCTGCGGCGCGGCCGAGGAGTTCGAACCCGAGCTCGACGCCCAGATCGCCGCCGCCGCGCCCGCGGGCTACGCGGTGCGCGCGGTGACGCTGGAGGCGCGCGGGCTTTGCCTGGCGTGCCAATGA
- a CDS encoding DUF4167 domain-containing protein, which yields MKRQRGRNRGGGGGGGGGKPQQQNANRAFDSNGPEGSKVRGNAQHVFEKYQQLARDASTAGDRVLAENYLQHAEHYFRVVRAMQPTRAASEILGRDQFSSGFDIDFEDESGAQAAAQADADAAEKADKEEAAGEGGEAVEARSNNGWQDRPQNENRSRDDRPRDQDRNRDDRPRNDRQDRNDRPRDDRPRDDRPRDEHRSRDDRPQGENRNRDDRPRDDRPRDDRPREDRPQGENRPQGENRNRDDRPRDDRPRRDRWRDRDDRPREDRPERDPLAVVEPQAAPLVPAETRSSPVLRDDDGGESHAPAFLKAPTTRAPRAPKAETPAAVASTEDAPAKPKRRRAPRSFEGGEGGPPSETEDA from the coding sequence ATGAAGCGTCAGCGCGGTCGCAATCGCGGCGGCGGTGGTGGTGGTGGCGGCGGGAAGCCCCAGCAGCAGAACGCCAATCGGGCGTTCGATTCCAACGGGCCGGAAGGCTCGAAGGTCCGCGGCAACGCCCAGCACGTCTTCGAAAAATACCAACAGTTGGCGCGAGACGCCTCCACGGCCGGGGACCGGGTCCTCGCCGAGAACTACCTGCAGCACGCAGAACACTATTTCCGGGTCGTCCGCGCCATGCAGCCGACCCGTGCGGCCAGCGAGATTCTGGGCCGTGACCAATTCTCCTCCGGTTTCGACATCGACTTCGAAGACGAGAGCGGCGCCCAGGCCGCGGCCCAGGCCGACGCCGACGCAGCTGAAAAGGCCGACAAGGAAGAAGCAGCCGGTGAAGGCGGCGAGGCTGTCGAGGCCCGCAGCAACAACGGTTGGCAAGACCGTCCTCAGAACGAGAATCGCAGCCGCGACGACCGTCCCCGCGACCAGGACCGCAATCGCGACGACCGCCCACGCAATGACCGTCAGGACCGCAACGACCGTCCGCGCGACGATCGTCCCCGGGATGACCGGCCCCGCGACGAGCACCGCAGCCGCGATGACCGCCCCCAGGGTGAGAACCGCAACCGCGACGACCGCCCCCGCGACGATCGTCCTCGGGATGACCGGCCGCGCGAAGACCGCCCCCAGGGCGAGAACCGCCCACAGGGTGAGAACCGTAACCGCGACGACCGCCCCCGTGACGACCGTCCGCGCCGCGACCGCTGGCGCGACCGCGATGACCGCCCGCGCGAAGACCGCCCCGAGCGCGATCCGCTGGCGGTGGTCGAACCGCAGGCCGCGCCGCTTGTGCCCGCTGAAACCCGCAGCTCGCCTGTGCTGCGCGACGACGATGGCGGCGAGAGCCACGCTCCGGCCTTCCTGAAGGCCCCGACCACTCGGGCGCCCCGCGCGCCCAAGGCCGAGACCCCGGCCGCCGTCGCCTCGACCGAGGACGCGCCGGCCAAGCCCAAGCGTCGCCGCGCCCCGCGCAGCTTCGAGGGTGGTGAAGGCGGTCCGCCTTCGGAAACCGAAGACGCGTAG
- the prmC gene encoding peptide chain release factor N(5)-glutamine methyltransferase, whose translation MSLTLLQAWQSAKKRLEAARLDGPVIEARLLVEAAADATRADIVADPYRELTPEQEATLADYLQRRENREPVSHILGRKGFWKIMLSVTPDVLTPRPDTETIMDAVLPAFPEAMAFSVLDLGVGSGAIILAILSERPAAKGLGIDVSEEALAVARENAANLGLASRLALLRGDWTAGLGDASFDLVVSNPPYIASHVIETLEPEVRDHEPRLALDGGADGLDHYRLLAPEILRVLKPGGMFAVEIGFDQKLAVEALFKAAGAQGVSTIPDLSTRDRVVTGTKNPLETRG comes from the coding sequence ATGAGCCTGACCCTGCTGCAGGCCTGGCAGAGCGCCAAGAAGCGCCTGGAAGCCGCCCGCCTGGACGGCCCGGTGATCGAGGCGCGCCTGCTGGTGGAGGCGGCCGCCGACGCCACCCGCGCCGACATCGTCGCCGATCCCTACCGCGAGCTCACGCCCGAGCAGGAGGCGACGCTCGCCGACTACCTGCAGCGCCGGGAGAACCGCGAGCCGGTCAGCCACATCCTGGGCCGCAAGGGCTTCTGGAAAATCATGCTGTCGGTGACGCCCGATGTGCTGACCCCGCGCCCCGACACCGAAACCATCATGGACGCCGTCCTGCCGGCCTTCCCCGAGGCGATGGCGTTCTCGGTGCTGGACCTGGGGGTCGGGTCGGGCGCGATCATCCTGGCGATTCTTTCGGAGCGGCCGGCCGCCAAGGGTTTGGGCATCGACGTCTCCGAGGAGGCGCTGGCGGTCGCCCGCGAGAACGCCGCCAACCTGGGCTTGGCCAGTCGCCTGGCCCTGCTGCGCGGCGACTGGACGGCGGGCCTGGGGGACGCCAGCTTCGACCTGGTGGTCTCCAATCCACCCTACATCGCCAGCCACGTCATCGAGACCCTGGAGCCGGAGGTGCGCGACCACGAACCGCGCCTGGCCCTGGACGGCGGGGCCGACGGCCTGGACCACTACCGCCTGCTGGCGCCGGAGATTTTGCGGGTGCTGAAGCCCGGCGGGATGTTCGCCGTGGAGATCGGCTTTGACCAGAAGCTGGCGGTCGAGGCGCTGTTCAAGGCGGCCGGTGCGCAGGGGGTGTCGACCATCCCGGACCTGTCGACACGCGATCGCGTTGTCACAGGCACGAAAAACCCCTTGGAAACTCGGGGCTGA
- a CDS encoding MOSC domain-containing protein: MTGHVAALYRHPIKGFTPERLNQAMLSVGQPFPCDRMWAVENGPSGFDPAAPAFIPKQKFAVLMAIAHVAKARTAYDEATGILRATAQGQPDFEGSMADAPGRAAFAAWLTALLGDEVRGELKVIQAPGHRFIDHPLGHVSIINLASLRDLEQKIGRPVDPLRFRANLYVEGWAPWAEMDWVGRELMLGFARAKVFKPIVRCAAIHVDPETAERDMDLVKALFDNYGHMFCGIYMHVTDAGQITVGDACTAPQMEPVR, encoded by the coding sequence ATGACCGGTCACGTCGCCGCCCTCTACCGCCACCCGATCAAGGGGTTCACGCCCGAGCGCCTGAACCAGGCGATGCTGAGCGTCGGCCAGCCCTTCCCCTGCGACCGTATGTGGGCGGTGGAGAACGGCCCCTCGGGTTTCGATCCCGCCGCGCCGGCCTTCATCCCCAAGCAGAAGTTCGCCGTGCTGATGGCCATCGCCCACGTGGCCAAGGCCCGCACCGCCTATGACGAGGCGACAGGAATCCTGCGGGCCACCGCGCAGGGCCAGCCCGACTTCGAGGGTTCGATGGCCGACGCGCCTGGCCGCGCGGCTTTCGCCGCCTGGTTGACCGCCCTGCTGGGGGACGAGGTGCGTGGCGAGCTGAAGGTCATCCAAGCGCCCGGCCACCGGTTCATAGATCACCCCCTGGGCCACGTCTCGATCATCAACCTGGCCAGCCTGCGCGACCTGGAACAGAAGATCGGCCGCCCGGTTGATCCCTTGCGGTTCCGCGCCAACCTCTATGTCGAGGGCTGGGCGCCCTGGGCGGAGATGGACTGGGTCGGCCGGGAGCTGATGCTGGGCTTCGCGCGCGCCAAGGTGTTCAAGCCCATCGTCCGCTGCGCCGCCATCCACGTGGACCCAGAAACCGCCGAGCGCGACATGGACCTGGTAAAGGCCCTGTTCGACAACTACGGCCACATGTTCTGCGGCATCTACATGCACGTCACCGACGCGGGCCAGATCACGGTGGGCGACGCCTGCACCGCCCCCCAGATGGAGCCTGTCCGATGA
- a CDS encoding YihY/virulence factor BrkB family protein: MRKLFSKKWTKEGLAPLAFQAAPWVALAAVAAFWPRKNAKPKPGLSVQAHADPESFEVAEPGRGRLADAPHRIPMRGWKDVLWRTYREITCDRLSAVAGGVTFYTLLALFPAIGVFVSLYGLFNDVSAVQSQLNQFAAVIPTSVIDIVGDQMLRLATRPHASLSAAFIISLLLSVWSANAGMKALFDGLNIAYDEAEKRNYVVRTAMTYAFTLGLLVFLTLVSAILVAVPLYLKDAGLADFPLVWVPLRWLVILGLAATAFSMVYRYGPCRARARWRWVSPGGACAALLWLGGSLGFSWYVNNVAHFDVTYGSLGAVIGFMMWIWFSVMVVLIGAELNAEIEHQTALDSTTGPAQPMGVRGAAMADTVGLAFHFDAKKVLSKVWVDGTDQAEKVLTAARLRKPQPNSSSRADSRAA; this comes from the coding sequence GTGCGCAAGCTGTTCTCGAAAAAATGGACGAAGGAAGGACTGGCGCCGCTGGCGTTCCAGGCCGCGCCCTGGGTGGCGCTCGCCGCCGTGGCCGCCTTCTGGCCGCGGAAGAACGCCAAGCCCAAGCCGGGCTTGAGCGTCCAGGCCCACGCTGACCCCGAATCCTTCGAAGTCGCCGAGCCCGGCCGCGGTCGCCTGGCCGACGCCCCGCACCGCATCCCCATGCGCGGCTGGAAGGACGTGCTGTGGCGCACCTATCGCGAGATCACCTGCGACCGGCTGAGCGCGGTGGCCGGCGGCGTGACCTTCTACACCCTGCTGGCCCTGTTCCCGGCCATTGGTGTGTTTGTCTCGCTGTACGGCCTGTTCAACGACGTCTCGGCCGTCCAGAGCCAGCTGAACCAGTTCGCCGCCGTCATCCCGACCTCGGTGATCGACATCGTCGGCGATCAGATGCTGCGGCTGGCGACCCGGCCTCACGCCTCCCTGAGCGCGGCTTTCATCATCAGCCTGCTGCTCTCGGTCTGGAGCGCCAACGCCGGGATGAAGGCGCTCTTCGACGGCCTGAACATCGCCTATGACGAGGCCGAGAAGCGCAACTACGTGGTCCGCACAGCCATGACCTACGCCTTCACCTTGGGCCTGCTGGTCTTCCTGACCCTGGTCAGCGCGATCCTGGTGGCGGTGCCGCTCTATCTGAAGGACGCGGGCCTGGCGGATTTCCCCCTGGTCTGGGTCCCCCTGCGCTGGCTGGTGATCCTGGGCCTCGCGGCCACCGCCTTCTCGATGGTCTACCGCTATGGCCCTTGCCGCGCCCGCGCCCGCTGGCGGTGGGTGAGCCCGGGCGGGGCCTGCGCCGCCTTGCTTTGGCTGGGGGGCTCCCTGGGCTTCTCCTGGTACGTCAACAACGTCGCCCACTTCGACGTCACCTACGGCTCCCTGGGGGCGGTGATCGGATTCATGATGTGGATCTGGTTCTCGGTGATGGTGGTGCTGATCGGCGCCGAGCTGAACGCCGAGATCGAGCACCAGACGGCGCTGGATTCCACCACAGGCCCGGCCCAGCCCATGGGTGTGCGCGGCGCGGCCATGGCCGACACCGTGGGCCTGGCCTTCCACTTTGATGCGAAGAAAGTGCTGTCCAAGGTCTGGGTGGACGGGACCGATCAGGCCGAGAAGGTGCTGACGGCGGCGCGGCTGCGCAAGCCTCAGCCGAACTCGTCTTCCAGGGCCGACAGCCGGGCGGCCTGA
- the prfA gene encoding peptide chain release factor 1, whose amino-acid sequence MRLPQARLDQVLDRFREIEARMGAATDGQEIVRLSKEHAELKPVADAVVNLARVRAEAPELEEMAAAGDPEMAAMARDELQILSDKLPGLEREVALLLAPKDKDENASAILEVRAGTGGDEAALFAGDLFRMYQRYATTRGWKVEIDSVSEGEVGGYKEIIASVTGDGVFGRMKFESGVHRVQRVPDTEAGGRIHTSAATVAVLPEVEDVEIDINPSDLRIDTYRSSGAGGQHVNKTDSAVRITHLPSGIVVTSSEKSQHQNRARAMKVLQARLYDQQRDALDTARADARKSQVGSGDRSERIRTYNFPQGRVTDHRINLTLYNLAKVMEGESLDDVINPLIAEDQAARLSALEDEFG is encoded by the coding sequence GTGCGCCTTCCCCAAGCCAGACTCGACCAGGTCCTCGACCGCTTCCGCGAGATCGAGGCCCGCATGGGCGCGGCCACCGATGGCCAGGAGATCGTGCGCCTGTCCAAGGAGCACGCCGAGCTGAAGCCCGTGGCCGACGCGGTCGTGAACCTCGCCCGGGTGCGCGCCGAGGCGCCTGAACTGGAAGAGATGGCCGCGGCGGGCGATCCCGAGATGGCGGCCATGGCTCGCGACGAACTGCAGATTCTCAGCGACAAGCTGCCGGGCCTCGAGCGCGAGGTGGCCCTGCTGCTGGCCCCCAAGGACAAGGACGAAAACGCCTCGGCGATTCTCGAAGTGCGCGCCGGCACCGGCGGTGACGAGGCGGCCCTGTTCGCCGGCGACCTGTTCCGCATGTACCAGCGCTACGCCACCACCCGGGGCTGGAAGGTGGAGATCGACAGCGTCTCGGAGGGCGAGGTCGGGGGCTACAAGGAAATCATCGCCTCGGTCACCGGGGACGGCGTGTTCGGCCGCATGAAGTTCGAGAGCGGCGTCCACCGCGTGCAGCGGGTGCCCGACACCGAGGCCGGCGGCCGCATCCACACCTCGGCCGCTACCGTCGCCGTCCTGCCCGAGGTGGAGGACGTGGAGATCGACATCAACCCGTCGGACCTGCGGATCGACACCTACCGCTCGTCCGGAGCCGGCGGCCAGCACGTCAACAAGACCGACTCCGCCGTGCGCATCACCCACCTGCCCAGCGGCATCGTCGTGACCTCGTCAGAGAAGTCGCAGCACCAGAACCGCGCCCGGGCCATGAAGGTCCTGCAGGCGCGCCTGTACGACCAGCAGCGCGACGCCCTGGACACCGCCCGCGCCGACGCCCGCAAGAGCCAGGTGGGTTCCGGCGACCGCTCGGAACGCATCCGCACCTACAACTTCCCGCAGGGCCGGGTGACGGACCACCGCATCAACCTGACCCTCTACAACCTGGCCAAGGTGATGGAAGGCGAGAGCCTGGACGACGTGATCAATCCACTGATCGCCGAGGATCAGGCCGCCCGGCTGTCGGCCCTGGAAGACGAGTTCGGCTGA
- the ispG gene encoding flavodoxin-dependent (E)-4-hydroxy-3-methylbut-2-enyl-diphosphate synthase, with product MTAHDHTHLRPWRTITRRPSRKIRVGNVEVGGDAPITVQSMTNTLTADANATIGQIRQLEEAGADIVRVSCPDVESTAALSTIVKASKVPIVADIHFHYKRGIEAAQAGAACLRINPGNIGRPDRVRDVIQAARDHGCSMRIGVNAGSLEPHLLEKYGEPCPEAMVESALDHARILQDHDFHEFKISVKASDIFMTVAAYQMLADAIDCPLHVGVTEAGGLRSGTIKSAIGMGNLLWAGIGDTIRVSLAADPVEEIKVGFDMLKSLGLRHRGINIIACPSCARQGFNVIKTVEALEARLAHIATPMSLSIIGCVVNGPGEALMTDVGFTGGGKGAGMVYLAGKPDHKMDNDRMVDHIVELVEAKAAELDAKRLEAAE from the coding sequence ATGACCGCTCACGATCACACCCATCTCCGTCCGTGGCGCACCATCACGCGCCGGCCCTCACGCAAGATCCGGGTGGGTAATGTGGAGGTCGGCGGCGACGCCCCGATCACCGTGCAGTCGATGACCAACACGCTGACGGCCGACGCCAACGCCACCATCGGCCAGATCCGTCAGCTGGAGGAGGCCGGCGCCGACATCGTCCGCGTCTCCTGCCCCGACGTGGAGTCCACCGCGGCGCTCTCTACGATCGTCAAGGCCTCCAAGGTCCCGATCGTGGCCGACATCCATTTCCACTACAAACGCGGCATCGAGGCGGCCCAGGCTGGCGCGGCCTGCCTGCGGATCAATCCGGGCAATATCGGCCGGCCCGACCGGGTGCGCGACGTCATCCAGGCGGCCCGCGACCACGGCTGTTCCATGCGCATCGGCGTCAACGCCGGGAGCCTGGAGCCCCACCTGCTGGAGAAATACGGGGAGCCCTGTCCAGAGGCCATGGTGGAGAGTGCGCTCGACCACGCCCGTATCCTGCAGGACCACGACTTCCACGAGTTCAAGATCAGCGTGAAGGCCTCGGACATCTTCATGACCGTGGCCGCCTATCAGATGCTGGCCGACGCCATCGACTGTCCGCTGCACGTGGGCGTCACCGAGGCCGGCGGCCTGCGCTCGGGCACCATCAAGTCCGCCATCGGGATGGGCAACCTGCTGTGGGCCGGGATCGGCGACACCATCCGGGTCAGCCTGGCCGCCGATCCCGTCGAGGAGATCAAGGTCGGCTTCGACATGCTGAAGTCGCTGGGCCTGCGCCACCGCGGGATCAACATCATCGCCTGCCCGTCCTGCGCCCGGCAGGGCTTCAACGTCATCAAGACCGTGGAGGCCCTAGAGGCCCGCCTGGCCCACATCGCCACGCCCATGAGCCTGTCGATCATCGGCTGCGTGGTGAACGGCCCAGGCGAGGCCCTGATGACCGATGTCGGCTTCACCGGCGGTGGCAAGGGGGCGGGCATGGTCTATCTGGCCGGCAAGCCCGACCACAAGATGGACAACGACCGGATGGTCGACCACATCGTCGAACTGGTGGAGGCCAAGGCCGCCGAACTGGACGCCAAGCGCCTGGAGGCCGCCGAGTAA
- a CDS encoding helix-turn-helix domain-containing protein, whose product MPTMDTGPDIGAALKSAREFRGLTLQDVADTTRIRRAYLAAIEEMRLDELPSRPFTIGYVRAYANALGMDGEAAVERFKLDEPAHDEPLRAPVGVRRDGDPRVMAIVIVGLLIVGAIIMWNIAQRAMSEQAPPAATAPEASAIGLQTPAAPGGPVSLGAPLPAPVESTTPTPYETPGLEAATAGDGSSKAADDAAKLAKDHPENVIAAPSAPLAPTFVANGPVYGAPAAGSIVTLQARKPTSLIVRGADSSVYFARQLAAGEAYRAPMLKGLTVDVAEPSSVQVFVGGQSKGLLPAAQTLVSKLAAPE is encoded by the coding sequence ATGCCCACCATGGACACCGGACCTGACATTGGCGCGGCCCTGAAGTCGGCGCGAGAGTTCCGCGGCCTGACGCTGCAGGACGTCGCTGACACCACGCGCATCCGCCGCGCCTATCTGGCCGCGATCGAAGAGATGCGCCTGGACGAGCTGCCTTCGCGTCCCTTCACCATCGGCTATGTGCGGGCCTACGCCAATGCCCTGGGCATGGACGGCGAGGCGGCGGTCGAGCGTTTCAAGCTGGACGAGCCGGCCCATGACGAGCCGCTGCGCGCGCCGGTCGGCGTGCGGCGCGACGGCGACCCGCGGGTCATGGCCATCGTCATCGTCGGCCTGCTGATCGTCGGCGCCATCATCATGTGGAATATCGCCCAACGCGCCATGAGCGAGCAGGCCCCGCCGGCCGCCACCGCGCCGGAAGCTTCCGCAATCGGCCTGCAGACCCCCGCCGCGCCCGGCGGTCCGGTGTCTCTGGGCGCGCCCCTGCCCGCGCCGGTGGAGTCCACCACGCCCACCCCCTATGAAACTCCGGGCCTGGAAGCGGCCACAGCCGGCGACGGCTCCAGCAAGGCCGCCGACGACGCCGCCAAGTTGGCCAAGGACCATCCGGAAAACGTCATCGCCGCGCCCAGCGCGCCGCTGGCCCCGACCTTCGTCGCCAACGGCCCGGTCTATGGCGCGCCGGCGGCAGGCTCCATCGTCACCCTGCAGGCTCGCAAGCCCACCTCGCTTATCGTGCGCGGCGCCGACTCGTCGGTCTATTTCGCCCGCCAGCTCGCGGCCGGGGAAGCCTATCGGGCCCCCATGCTCAAGGGCCTGACGGTGGACGTCGCCGAGCCCTCCTCGGTCCAGGTCTTCGTGGGCGGCCAGAGCAAGGGCCTGCTGCCGGCGGCCCAGACCCTGGTCTCCAAGCTCGCCGCCCCGGAATAG
- a CDS encoding class I SAM-dependent methyltransferase yields the protein MHADEVSRNNQQGWDRRVEEQDVWTRPVSPEVVARARAGDWSVFLTPNIPVPRDWFGDLDGRDVLGLASGGGQQGPILAAAGAKVTVFDASERQLAQDQAVAARDGLVLTTRQGFMHDLSAFADDSFTLIFHPVSNCFAPEILPVWREAYRVLRPGGALLAGFMNPMVYVFDAAAEDRGELIVKHALPYADITHLPADDLQRLIARDHTVEFSHTLEAQIGGQLQAGFVLTHMFEDRDGGAPANVRSAYFPTCMATRGIKPAA from the coding sequence ATGCACGCCGATGAGGTTTCCCGAAACAACCAGCAGGGCTGGGACCGCCGCGTGGAAGAACAGGACGTCTGGACGCGGCCGGTTTCACCTGAGGTGGTCGCCCGCGCGCGGGCCGGCGACTGGTCGGTGTTCCTGACACCCAACATTCCCGTGCCGCGCGACTGGTTCGGCGACCTGGACGGCAGGGATGTCCTGGGCCTCGCCTCGGGCGGCGGCCAGCAAGGGCCGATCCTGGCGGCGGCGGGCGCGAAGGTGACGGTGTTTGACGCTTCCGAGCGTCAGCTGGCCCAGGACCAGGCGGTCGCCGCCCGCGACGGCCTGGTCCTCACCACCCGCCAGGGCTTCATGCACGATCTGTCGGCGTTCGCGGACGACAGCTTCACCCTGATCTTCCACCCGGTCTCCAACTGCTTCGCCCCGGAAATCTTGCCGGTGTGGCGCGAGGCGTACCGGGTGCTGCGGCCCGGCGGGGCGCTGCTGGCGGGCTTCATGAACCCGATGGTCTATGTCTTCGACGCCGCGGCCGAGGATCGCGGCGAGCTGATCGTGAAGCACGCCTTGCCCTATGCCGACATCACCCACCTGCCGGCCGACGACCTGCAGCGCCTGATCGCCCGCGACCACACCGTGGAGTTCAGCCACACCCTGGAGGCGCAGATCGGCGGCCAGCTCCAGGCCGGCTTCGTGCTCACCCACATGTTCGAGGACCGCGATGGCGGCGCGCCTGCGAACGTACGCTCGGCCTACTTCCCCACCTGTATGGCGACACGGGGGATCAAGCCGGCGGCTTGA
- a CDS encoding saccharopine dehydrogenase family protein, with the protein MNVKAEFDIIVYGATGFTGRLVAEYLAQTYGVGGDVKWAMAGRSADKLAAVRDEIGAPKDTPLIVADAADPASVKAMVARAKAILTTVGPYQLYGSELVAECAAQGTDYLDLSGEPNWMAEMIGKHEAAAKQSGARILFSCGFDSIPFELGVYFAQKTAKEKLGAMVPRVKGRMRKMLGGLSGGTAASGRATMAALQKDPSLFALMINPFALTPGFEGPAQPTGAKQEHDPDVDADVGPFMMAAINTKNVHRSNLLQGHPYGTDFVYDEMSIIDPKTPAAFADMPAEGGPQPGEGPSKAEREAGFYDCLFIGIAPDGRKVQVSVYGDKDPGYGSTSKIIAETAIALVNAPDVAGGIWVPGAALGDRLVQRLSDKAGLTFKVES; encoded by the coding sequence ATGAACGTGAAGGCCGAATTCGACATCATCGTCTATGGCGCCACCGGCTTCACCGGCCGGCTGGTGGCCGAGTACCTCGCCCAGACCTACGGGGTCGGCGGCGACGTCAAATGGGCCATGGCCGGCCGCAGCGCCGACAAGCTGGCGGCCGTCCGCGACGAGATCGGCGCGCCCAAGGACACCCCCCTGATCGTGGCCGACGCCGCCGACCCCGCCTCGGTCAAGGCCATGGTCGCACGCGCCAAGGCGATCCTGACGACCGTCGGCCCCTACCAGCTCTATGGCTCCGAGCTGGTGGCCGAGTGCGCCGCCCAGGGGACCGACTATCTCGACCTGTCGGGGGAGCCCAACTGGATGGCCGAGATGATCGGCAAGCATGAGGCCGCCGCCAAGCAGAGCGGCGCGCGCATCCTGTTCTCCTGCGGCTTTGACTCCATTCCCTTCGAGCTGGGCGTCTACTTCGCTCAGAAGACCGCCAAGGAAAAACTTGGCGCCATGGTCCCGCGCGTGAAGGGCCGGATGCGCAAGATGCTCGGCGGACTTTCGGGCGGAACGGCGGCTTCGGGCCGCGCCACCATGGCGGCTCTGCAGAAGGACCCCAGCCTCTTCGCCCTGATGATCAATCCCTTCGCCCTGACCCCGGGCTTCGAGGGCCCCGCCCAGCCGACTGGCGCCAAGCAGGAACACGACCCGGACGTGGACGCCGACGTCGGCCCCTTCATGATGGCCGCCATCAACACCAAGAACGTCCACCGCTCGAACCTGCTGCAGGGCCACCCCTACGGGACCGACTTCGTCTATGACGAGATGTCGATCATCGATCCCAAGACGCCGGCCGCCTTCGCCGACATGCCGGCCGAGGGCGGTCCGCAGCCGGGCGAGGGTCCCAGCAAGGCCGAGCGCGAGGCGGGCTTCTACGACTGCCTCTTCATCGGCATCGCCCCGGACGGCCGCAAGGTCCAGGTCTCGGTCTATGGCGACAAGGATCCGGGTTACGGGTCCACCTCCAAGATCATCGCCGAGACGGCCATCGCGCTGGTCAATGCGCCGGACGTGGCCGGCGGCATCTGGGTGCCCGGCGCGGCGCTCGGCGACCGGTTGGTGCAGCGGCTGTCGGACAAGGCGGGCCTGACCTTCAAGGTCGAGAGCTAA